The Verrucomicrobiota bacterium DNA segment GGTGGCAAAAATCGGGCCGCAGCAAACAATGCCGAGGAGGCTGCAGGTGAGTCCGGCGATGGCCATGCCGTTGTTGCGGGGGCCTGCCCCGAAGTTCGACGAAGCCGGAGGCGGGGAAGCTGCAAGCGGAGGGGCGCTCGCGGACAACGGCGGCGGACCGGCCGGTGCTGCCGGTGCTGCCGGTCCCAGGACTTCCGCGAATTCAGGAAATGTCGAAAGGGGTTTCCAGGGTCCTTCCTCGAAGCGGGCAATCGTTTGTCCATTCGCGCGGCCCTCCTTGATCCATTGGATGATTTGTTCGGCGGTGACGGGCCCGTATTCCTTTCTGTCTGCCCCGACAATCTTGTACATGGGCGCGAGTCTCCGGGAAAACCCCTATCTCCGTCAAGCGCGCCACAGCGATTCGGGCGCGATTAAAACTGTCGGCCAACGAGTCTTCTCCCTCGCTTCCCGAAGGGAGGAGAGGGCTGGGGAGAGGAGGTGCGTTGGCTCGCTTCTCATGTTTCCAAGAAACTCAGCGTCCTCATTCGATGCGCTCTCCACGCATCTTCACGCTCTCGATGGCAAGGCTGCCGCCTATGGCTTCGCGCTCGAAAGCTCTTCGAGTTTCGCCAGCGCTTGCCCGGAGTCGATCACTTCCGAGGCCAACTGGATTGCTTCGTGCATCGATCGCGTCTTGGCGGCGACAAACAGGGCCGCGCCGGCATTGAGCAGGACGGCATCACGCTTCGGGCCCCGCTCGCGGCCCGCGAGCAGTTCCCGGACGGTCCGTGCGTTGGCCGCACGATCGCCTCCCGCCAGGTCCGAAAGACGGGCCAGGCTTAAGGCAAACGATTCCGCCGGCAGCGCAGAAACGGAAAAGCCGCGATCCTGGTAAAACTCCGCAATCGTGTTTCCACCGAGCGTGGAGAGTTCGTCGAGAAAACCTTCGCCCGCAGCGCCGCTCACGACCATGCCTCGGCGCACGCCAAGGGATTGCAACACGCGCGCCATCGGTTCGCAAAGCTCGGGCTGCGGAACGCCGATGAGCTGCGCGGAAGGGCGCGCGGGATTCAGCAGCGGACCCAGGAAGTTGAAGATCGTGCGCTGCCCGCGTTCCGCGCACAATTTCCGGGCGGGACCGATGTGTTTGAAAGCCGGGTGGTATTTGGGCGCGAAGAAAAACGCGAAGTTGTGTTCGCGCAACGAAGTCGCGGCTTGCTCCGGCGTCAGGTCGATCGGAATCCCCAATTCCTCAAGCACGTCGGCGCTTCCGGATTTTGACGTGATCGCGCGGTTGCCATGTTTGGCGACGGCAACTCCGGCGGCCGACACAACCAAAGCCACGGTCGTGGAGATGTTGAACGTGTTGAGGCGATCGCCGCCCGTTCCGCAAACGTCGAGGATTTCCCGCTGCCGAGTTTCGGGATCGAGAGGTGGCTGAATGGCGCGGTCCCGGAGTTCGCGCGCAAAAGCGGCAATTTCGTTGGTAGTTTCCCCTTTGCGCGCCAGGGCCGCAAGGAATTCGGCTTTGGCTTCAGCGGGAATCTGTTCCTCGATGAGCTGCGCGATGGCCAAGCGGACTTGATCGTCCGCGAGCGCCTGGCCTTGAAGCAATTGAGTGGTCAGTTCGCCGAGCACACCATGCTCACGCCCCGTGAACCCGGTAGGCCGAGTCGGTCCCGGTGAGCCGCTCGCCGGTGCCTGGAACACGTCCGACTCGGCTCGCTGGGACAGGCTCGCCCTACCGTCAGGCTCATATTGGTTAAGTCCAGACTATGCCGCCCCGATCGAAAGCAAGAACTCGATGTTGCTGCGCGTCTTCTTGAGCTTGTTGAGCAGCAACTCCATCGCTTCCACTGGCGGCACGCCGGTCAGCGCGCGGCGCAGCACGACCACCCGCGTGTATTCGTCCGGGTGGTAGAGCAATTCTTCTTTGCGCGTGCCGGACAACTCGATGTTGATGGACGGGAAGATGCGGCGGTCCACCAGATGGCGGTCCAGGTGGACTTCCATGTTCCCCGTGCCTTTGAATTCTTCGAAGATGACTTCATCCATGCGCGACCCGGTATCGACGAGCGCCGTGGCCATGATGGTCAGCGAGCCGTCTTCCTCGATATTTCGCGCGGCTCCAAAGAAACGCTTGGGCTTGTGCAGGGCGTTTGCATCGACGCCGCCCGACAGGATTTTGCCGGAGTGCGGCTGGATCGTGTTGTAAGCGCGGGCCAGACGCGTGATCGAGTCGAGGAGGATCACGACGTCTTTCTTGTGCTCGACCATGCGCCGGGCTTTTTCGATGACCATTTCCGCGACCTGCACGTGGCGTTCCGGCGGTTCATCGAAAGTCGAACTGATCACTTCGGCGGGCCGGCAAGTCCGTTCCATGTCCGTGACTTCCTCGGGCCGCTCGTCGATCAGCAGAATGAACAGGTAAACTTCGGGGTTGTTCTTGATGATGGCGTTGGCCACGTTTTGCAGCAGCACGGTCTTGCCGGTGCGCGGCGGAGCGACAATCAGACCGCGCGTGCCTTTGCCTATCGGGCAGACCAAATCCAGCACGCGCGTGGAGAGTTCATCCGAGCGCGTCTCCAGCAGGAAACGCTTGTTCGGGAAAAGCGGCGTGAGATTGTCGAAATGAGTTTTGTCTTTGGCTTTGTCCGGCTCTTCGTTCGCCACGGCTTCCACTTTGAGCAAAGCGAAGAATCGTTCCTTTTCTTTCGGAGGCCGGATTTGTCCTGCAACCAAATCTCCGGTCTGCAGGTCGAAACGCCGGATCTGCGACGGCGAAACATAGATGTCCTCCGGGCAAGGCAAGTAGTTGAAGCTTTGCGAGCGCAGGAACCCGAAGCCTTCCGGCAAAATCTCCAGCACGCCTTCGGCAAAGAGAATGCCGCTCCGTTCGGCGTTCTTCTGAAGAATCTGGAAGATCACTTCGTGCTTCTTCATCGTGCCGAAGTTCTCGATCCCCATTTCTTTGGCGATGTTATTGAGGTCCACCATGGACATCGCCTGGAGCTGCGCAATGTTGATCGTCGGGCCCGTGGGTTTCTTTTCGGGCGCGGGACGTTTCTTCGGCGGCGCGGGTGTCTCTTGGGCTACGGGCGCGGCGGCGGCAGGCTCTTTGGGTTCCGACGTTATCGATTCCACCGCCGGTTCTGCGGGGTAAGGTGGCGGAGCTTCTTCCAATTGCGGCGAAGCCAGATCGACCGCACCCTCGCCATTTCCGGGCGTCTCGGGAGCTTTGAGCTTCGATTTGGCACCGCCCCTGGGCCGGGCGGGTTTCTTCGTGGCAGTCTTTGACATATTACTCAATTCTGATTGGGTTCCAACAAAGGGAACTGGAATAACAACGGACGTTGGAACGATGGTTTAAGATCTCAAAGCAAGATTCTTTGATCTAGGGCAGTTATGGCCGGGGTTGCTTCCGGAGGTCGGCCGCAACGATTAATCAATAGGGCAAGGGGAATCTTGCGGTCAATTCGCGGACACGTTCGCGCACCTTGCGGGCCACGTCAAGGCTTTTGATGTCGAGGAGAACTTCACTGATCATGTCGCCGATGGCGGCCATTTCCGCTTCGCGCATGCCTCGCGTGGTGACGGCCGGAGAGCCAAGGCGAACGCCGCTGGCCTGGAACGGCGAGCGGGTCTCGAAGGGGATGGTGTTCTTGTTCACCGTGATTCCCGCCTCATCCAAAGCCATCTGGCACTCTTTGCCGGTGAGGCCCCGGGCGCCGACGTCGGCCAGCATCAGATGATTGTCCGTGCCTCCGCTCACGAGACGGAATCCGTTTCGCTGCATCGCGTCGGCCAGCGCCTGGGCGTTCTTGAGGATTTGTTCCTGATAAAGCCGGAAGCCCGGCATCAGCGCTTCCTGAAGGCACACCGCTTTAGCCGCGATCACGTGCATGAGCGGTCCGCCCTGGATGCCCGGAAAAACCTGCGAGTCGATCTCGCGGGCGTACTTCTCCTTGCAGAGAATCAAACCGCCTCGCGGGCCCCGGAGCGTCTTGTGGGTCGTCGTGGTCACGAAGTCGGCGTGCGGAACGGGACTCGGGTGCAGCCCGGCGGCGATCAGCCCGGCAATATGCGCGATATCCGCGAGAAGATACGCGCCGATCTCGCGCGAGATTTCACCCATGCGCGCAAAATCGATCTGGCGCGGGTAAGCGCTGGCGCCCACGGTGATCATCCGAGGCCGATGTTCGCGGGCGAGTTGAGCGAGCTGGTCGTAATCAATTCGTTCGTCGTCCTTGCGCACGCCATAATGGATGACCTCGAAGAACTTCCCGGAAAAGTTCGCCCGATTGCCGTGGGTGAGATGTCCGCCGTGGCTCAGGTCCATGGTGAGCAATTTGTCGCCCGGCTTGAGGAACGCGAAATACACCCCCATGTTCGCGCTGCTGCCCGAATGCGGCTGCACATTGGCGTGTTCGGCGCCGAAGAGCGATTTGGCGCGGTCGATGGCGAGTTGCTCGACGTCATCGACGTACTCGCAACCGCCGTACCAGCGTTTGCGCGGGTAACCTTCGGCGTATTTGTTGGTCAAGACCGAACCCTGGGCTTCCAGAACTGCCGGGCTGGTGAAGTTTTCGCTCGCGATCAATTCGATGTTCTCCTGTTCGCGCAACTTCTCCAGGTAAATGGCCTCGGCGATTTCCGGATCGACATGCTTCAATTTCGCGCTGCGGACCTTGGAGAGCGTTTCCATCTTTTGCACGCGGCGCTCGTGCCGCCCGCCTTCGAAGTGAGCGTTGAGGAAAGCATCGAGGGTCTTCTTGGCTTCTTCCGGAGGCGTCACCTTCTGCCCCAGGCACAAGACGTTCGCATTGTTATGTTGCCGGGCCAGCGTGCCCATTTCCTCATTGAACGCCAGAGCCGCCCGGACTCCGGGCACTTTGTTCGCGGTGATGCTCATCCCCACACCTGTGGAGCAAACGAGCAAGCCGAGGTGGCTTTGCGCGTCCGCCACCCGCTGGGCGACCGCCTGGGCGTAGTCCGGGTAATCCGTCGATTCGGCGGAGTGCGTGCCGACGTCGATGACCTCGATTCCCTTCTTGAGGAGATGTTCCTTGAGCGTTTCCTTGAGCGTGAAACCCGCGTGGTCAGAACCGATGCTCAGTCTAAGCGTCGGGTTCGATTCATGGCTGGCGGGCGAAAGAGAGGTAGTTTGTTCCATGAATTTAAGCATTGAGGCGATGCCTTGTTCGATCTGGTCCCGGCAGCTCAAATACACCTCGTAGGAGCCGCCAATGGGGTCCGAGATGTCCTTCTCGAACACGTCGAGGGTCTCGTCAAATTCCCGGAGCACGAACGTTTTTTCGGCCGCTTGCGGATAGAGCATGATCACCGCGTCCACGTGGCCGTGCGTCATGCCGAAAATGTAGTCGGCTTCCTGCACCAACTCGGCAGTCAGGGACCGGCTGCGTTGGCGGGAGATGTCAATCCCCAGTTCCCGCAAAGCCCGGACGGCGTTGGGACTCGGCGGTTGACCATCGACAGCGCCGACCCCGGCCGACACAACCCGATAGTCACCACTGCCTTTCATGGCGTGACGGAAGAGGCCTTCGGCCATCGGGCTGCGGCAAACGTTGCCGGTACAAACGAACAGAATGGTCTTCATGCTCCGAACGTCCCATCAAAAGTGGGGCGCACCGCCCAAATCGTCAACGGCGAAATCCGCCAGGACCTATGCCCTGTATGCCCTCAGGAGCTGTGAAAAAATTGAAAAATTCTCCAGCACACAAAAAACTCGTTTTGGCTATCAAGCAGTTACATCAGTGAGTTTTGGCAATTTCCAATTTTTTCACAGCTTCTCAGTTGAGGGTGGGGCGAGACTCCCGCCGAGCCAATGCCATCGAAGAACGGCTCTGCAGGAGCGTCGCCCCACCGTCGTTAACTGAGGGGATACGCCAGGACGCCAAAGGTGCGGTGAAGAAAGTCCAGCAGGCACTCAGCGACGCGGAGCCTTCGCCATCGCCAGGCCTTTCAACACGTCCAGCGCGCGCGCCAAAGCCGGATCCTGGATGATCGATGCGGGGGGCGGCTCGTTTGGGGAGGCGAGCGCATTCTCGCCTTCAGGCTCCCCTTGCCTTTCACGAATGAGGCTCGATTCGTCCCGCCTCGGCCGCGAGGCACCTCCTGTTGCCAAAGCGTTGAAGGGATTGTCCAAATATGATTTCTCCGATTCGAGACGGACTTTCACGAGAATGTCCGGCGCGATGCCCTCTTCGGAGAGGAGTTTCCCCTTTCCAGCCTCGATCCGCCCCGCCGCAATGCCGATCTTGTGACCCTGGCTGAGGGGAAACTGTCTGAAGGCGTGGGTGTGCCCCGCCGTCGGACCGCCCACGACCAGTCCGGTCCCCGCCGACCGCAACGCCGCGACGAACGCTTCCGCAGCGCCAGCCGTGGCCGGATTCACGAGCAGGATCAACGGCAAGGAAATCGCGTTCGTTTTGTCCGTGGAACGCAAAGCCGTGTCGCCCCACTTGAGCAGAGGCTGTTCATTGCTCATGAAGAGGTCGGCCAGCTTTGCAGATTCCGTGTAATCGTCTCCGGCGGCAAATCGAAGATCGAGAACCAGTCCGCTGAGTTTGTTGCTCGATTGCAGTTGCCCGAAGGCCTTCAAAAAAGCCTGGGCCGTTCCCTGGCGGACTCCTCCGAGACGCGCGTAGGCGTAAGCGCCATCGAAAACTGCGGTCTTGGTCAGGGAATCGTCTCCCGATGAC contains these protein-coding regions:
- a CDS encoding DUF4190 domain-containing protein, whose amino-acid sequence is MYKIVGADRKEYGPVTAEQIIQWIKEGRANGQTIARFEEGPWKPLSTFPEFAEVLGPAAPAAPAGPPPLSASAPPLAASPPPASSNFGAGPRNNGMAIAGLTCSLLGIVCCGPIFATLGLIFSCIGLVQVNRNRQQYSGTGLAWAGIIIALVDYILFAVLIKTTDIFERILKNLPH
- the trpD gene encoding anthranilate phosphoribosyltransferase encodes the protein MLGELTTQLLQGQALADDQVRLAIAQLIEEQIPAEAKAEFLAALARKGETTNEIAAFARELRDRAIQPPLDPETRQREILDVCGTGGDRLNTFNISTTVALVVSAAGVAVAKHGNRAITSKSGSADVLEELGIPIDLTPEQAATSLREHNFAFFFAPKYHPAFKHIGPARKLCAERGQRTIFNFLGPLLNPARPSAQLIGVPQPELCEPMARVLQSLGVRRGMVVSGAAGEGFLDELSTLGGNTIAEFYQDRGFSVSALPAESFALSLARLSDLAGGDRAANARTVRELLAGRERGPKRDAVLLNAGAALFVAAKTRSMHEAIQLASEVIDSGQALAKLEELSSAKP
- the rho gene encoding transcription termination factor Rho, which translates into the protein MSKTATKKPARPRGGAKSKLKAPETPGNGEGAVDLASPQLEEAPPPYPAEPAVESITSEPKEPAAAAPVAQETPAPPKKRPAPEKKPTGPTINIAQLQAMSMVDLNNIAKEMGIENFGTMKKHEVIFQILQKNAERSGILFAEGVLEILPEGFGFLRSQSFNYLPCPEDIYVSPSQIRRFDLQTGDLVAGQIRPPKEKERFFALLKVEAVANEEPDKAKDKTHFDNLTPLFPNKRFLLETRSDELSTRVLDLVCPIGKGTRGLIVAPPRTGKTVLLQNVANAIIKNNPEVYLFILLIDERPEEVTDMERTCRPAEVISSTFDEPPERHVQVAEMVIEKARRMVEHKKDVVILLDSITRLARAYNTIQPHSGKILSGGVDANALHKPKRFFGAARNIEEDGSLTIMATALVDTGSRMDEVIFEEFKGTGNMEVHLDRHLVDRRIFPSINIELSGTRKEELLYHPDEYTRVVVLRRALTGVPPVEAMELLLNKLKKTRSNIEFLLSIGAA
- the rpiB gene encoding ribose 5-phosphate isomerase B, with the translated sequence MKTILFVCTGNVCRSPMAEGLFRHAMKGSGDYRVVSAGVGAVDGQPPSPNAVRALRELGIDISRQRSRSLTAELVQEADYIFGMTHGHVDAVIMLYPQAAEKTFVLREFDETLDVFEKDISDPIGGSYEVYLSCRDQIEQGIASMLKFMEQTTSLSPASHESNPTLRLSIGSDHAGFTLKETLKEHLLKKGIEVIDVGTHSAESTDYPDYAQAVAQRVADAQSHLGLLVCSTGVGMSITANKVPGVRAALAFNEEMGTLARQHNNANVLCLGQKVTPPEEAKKTLDAFLNAHFEGGRHERRVQKMETLSKVRSAKLKHVDPEIAEAIYLEKLREQENIELIASENFTSPAVLEAQGSVLTNKYAEGYPRKRWYGGCEYVDDVEQLAIDRAKSLFGAEHANVQPHSGSSANMGVYFAFLKPGDKLLTMDLSHGGHLTHGNRANFSGKFFEVIHYGVRKDDERIDYDQLAQLAREHRPRMITVGASAYPRQIDFARMGEISREIGAYLLADIAHIAGLIAAGLHPSPVPHADFVTTTTHKTLRGPRGGLILCKEKYAREIDSQVFPGIQGGPLMHVIAAKAVCLQEALMPGFRLYQEQILKNAQALADAMQRNGFRLVSGGTDNHLMLADVGARGLTGKECQMALDEAGITVNKNTIPFETRSPFQASGVRLGSPAVTTRGMREAEMAAIGDMISEVLLDIKSLDVARKVRERVRELTARFPLPY